Below is a genomic region from Salvelinus fontinalis isolate EN_2023a chromosome 2, ASM2944872v1, whole genome shotgun sequence.
TGAATCGTAAAGATGCTCTATGAATCAGCTGggatttaccccccccccccccctccactctcctcccccctccactccAAGCCataggatggatagagagagagagagctggcgaGAGAGAAAGCACAATCTGCCACGGCTCTTGATGTGAGAATGACCTACATCCTGTGAGCCTGAGCATGCCTGCCTCTGCTTTCTAACTGGTAGTGAGCGGCTCATTTGTAAGAGCGGCTGTGTGtgataggaggaggaggtgaggaggacgTCCTCAGAGAGAGGTCTGGGGAGGAAGGTTGATGTACGTGCTGCTGGTAAACTGCGGGATAAGCAGGAGGGACTGGGGAGACTCCTTATTGAGTAGAACACGTGTACATGTCAGAGTCTGAATGATTTACCACTGGGTGCTCAGTTCACATACAGTATAGTCAAACACGTAtggtgagtgtgagtgagagagaaaagagggttaGCATTTGGCCCAGATATCTCAGTGGTACTAATTACCTTAAATGAGGAAGCAGACTATCTGAGAACTAATATTGGACGATGCACGTTATAGCAGATGTTCaacgctggtgtgtgtgtgcttacctgctttagtgtgtgtgtgtggtggtgggggggtccAAGGTCCTGGGCGGTTTGGTTGTAATTTATGGAGGAGTTTTCCTTTTGCCAGAGAGGAAGTCAAGAGCTCTCAGAAGTTCCAGTATACTGCTAGAGAATGATGTGTTGATTTAGGAGTAGGTGGAACTGGAACTTGTCCCTAACAACAGATCCAGGATCAGATGTTTTTCCATCCTCCAAATGGTTAGGTTTAGCATTGGGGTACactaatctgatcctagatctgtggttcatCAGCCTTGTGTGTTGATTTACAGCACACTAGCAATCACATCTTAATCCATGGAAGTGTCTGACTAATGTGTGTAAGTAATTGTATCTTAATTCCATacttacatctctctctttcacagtacCTGAAGACCTTTCCTTGGAAGAGAGAGATGAGCTGTCAAACATACGACGCAGGAAAAAAGAGCTACTGGATGACATTGAGGTGAGTcaagaaaatgaaaagaaatgtcAAGATTTAATATATTTTATAAAGATATCACTCACCCTTGATGTGACTTTATGTGGGTGGCTAAAATGTAACTTTGACTCTAACCCCTTACATTGAGTCTGTTTGTTGATGTACAATGCACTGCTAAAACAACTAGAGTTGAGTTGTGTATTCAACCCAGCTAATTCTCCCTCTAATCCTGTTGGCAGCGGTTGAAGTTTGAGATTGCAGAGGTGATGACTGAGATCGAGCAGCTAACCTGCGTGGGGGACAGGTGCGTAACACCCCCCCTTcaacacccctcccccctcctagCTGATGTTCCCTTCTCCTCTCCAAGTCGTCCAGCCACACACCTGTCCCAGTGTGGGTTAATAATCCATCTTTGTTGGTGGAGCTGATCCGTCCCCTCTGCCAAACAGTTGCTAAACGCCCCACAACCGCTCCTATTCAGGGACTGACAACTGATTGGCTGTTCAGGGCTCATTGGTGATGAGGAGAGAGCGTGTGTTCGTGTGGATTTAGCCTTTGTGTGtctcaggtgcagctgggaaatGGTTCAAGCTATTTTAGAAACACAGGGagaacacagtatacacacatgcaataatacacacacacacacacacacacacacacacacacacacacacacacacacacacacacacacacacacacacacacacacacacacacacacacacacacacacacacacacacacacacacacacacacacacacaccacacacacacacaccaacatgaacACAAAGAAAGAGGGATATGGTTTTCATTCATTTTTCATTAGATTGAGTTTCTCCTGCTAATCAGTTAGTTGGTGCAACAACCTACATGGTTGATGTTACAGTCCAAATGGAAAGAGAAGTCACAGATCCTTGTTTTTAGAGGATCATTACATTCTCATGTTCATAGCTGACTTGGAGCAGGAATAACTGAACCCAGCCCTATGTAAACTAACAGTGTGAACTCACTAACTCACCACAATACCGTTCCGTATCCTGGATAAATACTGTACCAAGTAGACACATGTGACAGTTGACCTGGTGAACAAATACAGGCGTCAGTTGTTGATAATGCCACACCTGTTCTAGAGAGCTGATGGATCTCTCTGCTCTGTCCAATCACAGTAAAACAACACAAAGAAATAAACAGATTGCCATGGGAAGGAAGAAATTCAACATGGACCCCAAAAAGGTTTGTCTAAAGTCCATGCAATCCATGCTAAATACATGATTTACTGCACTGATGTTAATCTGGTGTTATTGACGTTTTTATTGATTGTTTTCTGATTTCTATAAATACAGATAGAAACTTAGATGTGTACCTGTTATGCCTCCTTTAGCGATGTAGAAAATGTTACACTATAAACCATGGCCATCGAAGATGTTATCTGGTTGTGTTATCTGTATTAATGACTTATTGTAACGCCTCCTAGCTCTTCTTCAGGTCAAAACatataaccgtgtgtgtgtgtgtgtgtgtgtgtgtgtgtgtgtgtgtgtgtgtgtgtgtgtgtgtgtgtgtgtgtgtgtgtgtgtgtgtgtgtgtgtgtgtgtgagtgtgtagctTGGAGTGCTGACAAAACTGTGTGTGTCTTCCAGGGGATCCAGTTTCTGTTGGAGAACGACCTTCTCCAGCACACTCCTGAGGACGTATCCCAGTTCCTCTACAAAGGAGAGGGCCTCAACAAAACTGTCATAGGGGACTACTTAGGAGAGAGGTAACAAACACACTGCTCTAACCTCCTCTGTTTTCATCtcgctttctatctctctctccctctttccccctctacctctctttctccctctctccccatctcactcgctcccttctctccctccctctctctttcctacaCTCTGTCCATTTCTCAGGGAGATTTCTCCCTCTGTGCGTGTATAAGGCCGGGCATAAAGCCTCTGGAAATGGATTGTCTGGATTTACGGAGCATAGCGGCGACAGTAGACAAGGGGCCATGGCAGTAAAACAGAGATCTGCTGTGCCTGGCTACATGTGTTTCATATCTAGGACACGTGGGCCACCTCGCAGGGATGTGACTGTCAGAACAACCTGTGTAGCAAACAGAGAGCAGAGTCTGAGGCTCTGTGGCTGGGATACATCCTTTTCTTTACAAAAGGCCCTTACGAAAGCAACAACATCTTGTATGTTAAGTTGGTTGTATGCACAAACAAATAGCAATTTATTACGACCCGCAATCTTATCATATTGTATAATGGTTTGATAGAGTCATAATCTAGAGAAGGGGTGGAGTTGGGTTTAAAAAGGGCCTCTCCCCTAACAGACATTTCAGTTCCTATAGGGATTGAATGAACCTTGACCTCTAATAGTTCTGTTTTGGAAGTGCGAGACTGATCTCGACCAACACTGAATACCAGACATTTCCTGGCCTGAATCTGAGAACCTGACACACTCTatgttcctcatctctcccagGGACGACTTCAACCTCAAGGTGCTGCAGGCGTTCGTAGACCTTCATGAGTTTGCAGATCTCAACCTCGTACAGGCTTTACGGTGAGCTGTTTCTGGATATTACTGTACTAAGATTCCCAGCTGTTCATCACATTTAAGAAAGATAATATAGTAATATTTATTATTGATAATGTGCAGTCAATACACTTTATCATGATGTTCTGCTTTCAAGACACTTTTGGAGCCTCTGTTTTCTTTCTCATTGGTTTTCCTgtgttctttctctctttctctctttctctatctctctctctctcactatatcTCTCCTCACATCtatgtttctgtccctctctctctccctccctctccctctctctcctttgctctgtctctctccctctctctctccctcgctctctatgCTGGTGTAGACAGTTTCTGTGGAGTTTCAGACTGCCTGGTGAGGCTCAGAAGATCGATCGTATGATGGAGGCCTTCGCTTCGCGGTACTGCTCCTGCAACCCCGGTGTCTTCcaatccacaggtacacacacacacacacacacacacacacacacacacacacacacacacacacacacacacacacacacacacacacacacacacacacacacacacacacacacacacacacacacacacacacacacattggacggACCCTGTCATAAAGAGCAGTGGCAGACCACCCCTGCCTTAGATCAATGTgtcagtctccatgtctctctacTTTATAGCAGACCTTACTTTTAGGTATAAATTCTAAGGACGTGGCTCCCCTCTAGAACTCTCTGGTCCTAAAACCAGTCTTTGTTGTATAGTAAATGTTTTACATGCTATACCTCTTTAGACGGAGTGGAGTCGCTCTATAAAACCTCTACAATACCCAACCCTACATGTACATTTGTCTTTGTGGAAAAGGAAGTCTTGAATTGCTATAACTATTAAAAACCCAAATACCGGTACACTCACATTTCTAGAATCACTCACTATCAGTCGGTACTTGACTCTCTGTCCGATGACTTAATGCATCATTAGCCATTGTTGCTGACAGACTTGCGGTTCATTGTTGCTGTGTCATCACTACTTGCATGGCTCCTCTAATAAGGACTTTGATCACTGGTCAATAACAGAGGGTCATTAGTGACTAGTGAGGCACGCTCAGGCCACACGTTGTCTCTGTCCCCTACCATCATCTCTGTCCCCTACCATCATCTCTGTCCCCTACCATGATCAATGTCCCCTACCATGATCAATGTCCCCTACCATGATCAATGTCCCCTACCATGATCAATGTCCCCTATCATCATCTCTGTCCACTGCCGTCATCTCTGTCCCCTACCATCATCTCTGTCCCCTACCATCATCTCTGTCCCCTACCATCATCTCTGTCCCCTACCATCATCTCTGTCCCCTACCATCATCTCTGTCCCCTACCATCATCTCTGTCCCCTACCATCATCTCTGTCCCCTACCATCATCTCTGTCCTTTACCATCATCTCTGTCCCTTACCATCATCAATGTTCCCTGCTATCATCAATGTCCCCTACCATCATCTCTGTCCCTTACCATCATCAATGTCCCCTACCATCAGTAGTGGGTGGTAGAGTAATGATTGCAAAGTCAtagcggcacacacacacacacacacacacacacacacacacacacacacacacacacacacacacacacacacacacacacacacacacacacacacacacacacacacacacacacacacacacacacacacacacacacacacacacttcacacctcctctctctgctgtccCCAGACACGTGTTATGTCCTGTCCTTCGCCATCATCATGTTGAATACCAGCCTCCACAACCCCAACGTCAGAGACAAGCCCCCCGTAGAGAGATTCATCTCCATGAACAGAGGCATCAACGAGGGAGGAGACCTGCCAGAGGACCTACTcagggtgagagtgtgtgtttggtgtgtgtagtggggggggggtttggATATGGTTGAggttgatgagtgtgtgtgtggagtggggGGGTTGAATATGGttgatgagtgtgtgtttgtgtttgtcctACGTCACGTAGAAAAATGCTAGCTCATCTAATGTGCTGTTCTTTCAGGCCAGTGATGCTAATGATGAACATTATTATCTAACAATCTTAGAGAGATAATCACACAGCCTTCAGCTCAACCGCAGTTCAAAAGGGCACACACATAACACTTAAcacataacacataacacataacacataacacataacacataACACTTAACACTTAACACTTAACACTTAACACTTAACACTTAACACTTAACACTTAACACTTAACACTTAACACTTAACACTTAACACTTAGCCCTTAGCCCTTAGCCCTTAGCCCTTAGCCCTTAGCCCTTAGCACTTAGCCCTTAGCACTTAGCACTTAGCACTTAGCACTTAGCACTTAGCACTTCTTGCAGTTGGCTTGTTGTTCCTTTCTCTCCCAACAGTTCTCAAAGTTGTAACTCAGATTGTCAAATGTGTCCCAGTATTTAACACCCAGTTTCAGCCCCTACGAATGAGCACACCCTCCAACAATTTCCTTTTCTAACAAGTCCTTCATAGAATGTTGTTCTGTCATGTTTTATGCACTGTTGATTTAGTTATGGACTGGGATGGCTGTTAGAAGATGCAGGAAGTGGCTGTTCAAGTGTTATGAGTTGAACACTAATGCTTTCCACCGCCTTTTCCCCCATCACcattactcactctctctctct
It encodes:
- the cyth3b gene encoding cytohesin-3; this encodes MDEDNQVPEDLSLEERDELSNIRRRKKELLDDIERLKFEIAEVMTEIEQLTCVGDSKTTQRNKQIAMGRKKFNMDPKKGIQFLLENDLLQHTPEDVSQFLYKGEGLNKTVIGDYLGERDDFNLKVLQAFVDLHEFADLNLVQALRQFLWSFRLPGEAQKIDRMMEAFASRYCSCNPGVFQSTDTCYVLSFAIIMLNTSLHNPNVRDKPPVERFISMNRGINEGGDLPEDLLRNLYESIKSEPFKIPEDDGNDLTHTFFNPDREGWLLKLGGRVKTWKRRWFILTDNCLYYFEYTTDKEPRGIIPLENLSIREVEEPRKPNCFELYNPNHKGSVIKACKTEADGRVVEGNHTVYRISAPTTEEKEEWIKSIKASISRDPFYDMLATRKRRIANKK